GCTACTGGAACACCAAGAGGTACCAGCCGAAACTGAAAGGGCTGAGCCCGGAACAATTCCGGACCCAGTCCGTGGACGCCGCTTGAGACCCCTATTAAGCCGTCCAGCTTTTGGGGTCTAGTTCAATATCCGGCCCTTCTTGCTGAACAGACTCGTGGGGCTAGTTCTGAGAAATAGCACCGTTCGGGCATGCGTCCACGCAGATTCCGCACTCGGTGCAGCCGGCAGGCCGACTCAGGACGGCCGTATCCTCGAGATCGTAACAGCTGTTCGGGCACTCATCGACGCAGATACCGCAAGCTGTGCACACTTCCTTGTCAACTACGGGCACTGACATTGTCCATCCTCTCCAAAGCAAACAAGTGATTCACGCCGGTTATCGCATGCTAGCGCTCTGCGCCCTGCATGGGCAAGTTTCCCGCTCTCCGTCGCCCGCCAGCCGGATCGCGCTCAAGCACGAACGGCGCCCGCTGACCTGGCTATTTCAGCGATTTCTTCAGGCGTCCACATACAGAAGGGATAGGTCCTGTCTGTGAGAATATCGGCAGCTGCGCGCTGCGATTCAAGCGACGCCAACCCCGCTTCGTACGCCTCGCGCACAGGCGAAAGCAGGGCTCCCAACTCTGCGGTGACCTCCCGAATTCGCAGTCCCAAAGCCTTCTTGTCTGCGCCGGGTGCCGAGATGAGCGAGAGCAGGCCGGCCTTCTCGGCGGCAAGCGCATGCGCCGCAGAGCGCTGTTCAGCCGAGTCGAACACGATCTCGCCGAGAAGAGCGTCAGGGTTGTGAACGAGCCGATTCAACCGCTCCCGCGCCGCAGAGAGTTCCTCATCCGCGATCCGGTGAGCACCAACCGGCAACCGCAGAGTCAGCGAGGCGACCACGAAACCCAGAGGTTCGACACCGTAGTAGCGCCGACACACGCCGTCGGTGACCACATCATATCGGCCGCCACCCACGCCATGGATGAAGATATCTGCACAGAACACTCGAGCGAACAGGGTCAGCGCCAGCGCCTTCGGAACGATCACCATCCCCGCCTGCCGCAACACTCCGACGGCGGAAGGGCCGTCGGATGGCAACTCGGCGGCAAGCTGGCCGTCGGATGTCCGCAAAGCGACGCACCCACCCGCACACGGCTCAGCCCACAGGCCTGTTCTAATCCCGTTTGAGATCAGCCAGAGCGGAAGCTCATAGCGACCATCAGCGAATGCGAGATCCGGGAAGGGCTGAGCCCCCGTTCGCACCTTGTTCGCCGCACGGTACTCACCGAGTTCGGAGTTATGCGCATTCGCAAATCGCTCTGCGGACAGTGCGAGATCCACCACGAACGTCGCAAACGCCTCCGTGCGGGCCAAGCTGGTCAACGGCAGTTCGCGATAGTCGTTCCCTGCAGCCGCCTCGTAGCGACGGCGCGCAATTGTGACGAGTTCGGCAAGATTATGCGAATCGGCTACCGATTGGCGCAAGAGTTCGCAGAAGTGACCGACATTGCGCCGCACCTTCGTCGCGGGGAGATCTGCAACCATCGCTTCGACCGCCGAGCAGAACTCACCCAGAGCTTGTTCACTCGGCACCGGCGCACAAGCGAAATAGGAACCGGGCGTCCCGATAGCAAGGTCGACTTTGCAGCGATGTACTTCCGGAGTGAAACACGGTGCGCTTATGCCTACAGACTCGAATCCGTCCGAATCGACAACGACATCGATAGCCGTTGCGCCCATATCCTCGGCCAGACGCTGCAGAAGGAAGGCCTTGATCCACACGCCGGGATGGTAGATCTCCGGCTGGTGCCCGGCCATGACGATAGGGGCCTCGGGATCGCCCGAGCCGCCCAGAACCACTCCAAGTCTGACGGAGAGATCGGCACCGGCTGCGACCGCTTCCTCGCGAGCCAGCTTTCGCATCGATTGGGCATCCCGACCGGCGATCGTGAACTGCCACTGTGAAGCTGCAGCGCGATTTGCCGAGGCAAGCGCGGCCCAATCGCTATACGGCGGAACCGCGATGAGTTCGTCGTCCCCTGTCGGCAGAGCCGGTTTCGGACGCGTCATCAGCCTATACCAGATCCGTAATGGATCGAAGACAGATCGGCTCAAGTGCGAAGAACGGCTCCCCATATCGAACGCGCGCCATCGCACCCCATGCGGCGGCCTGCTGCTCGACGAACTCGAGCATCCCGTTGTTCGCGGGGTTCTCGGCAAATTGCGATTCGTATGCCCCGAGCGCTGCGATCTTGTCCGACAGGTGCTCGGAGACGTCGACGATGAATGACGGTTCGGCGACAAGACGCATGTGCACAGCCATATACCGGTAGACACGCTCGGGAAAGTACGGCTCGCCCGACATCTTGGTCTTGGTGAGCTTCGCGTAGAAACGTGCCGCCAGTGCGATCTGAGAAGCCGCAAGATGGTCAGGATGCGCGTCCTGAGGAAACGGCACAAACAGCGTCTGTGGCCGCAACTCCCTGATCACCTCGGCCAACTCCATGCGGGCTTCTACAGTATCGAAGAGATAGCGGTTGCTTTGCGTCAAGGTCCGTCGGGTCGCGCCGAGAACCCGTGCGGCCTCCGATGCCTCCGCTGCTCGCCTCTCAGGGGTGCCGTGCGGGGTAGGTTCACCGTTGGTCAGATCGACCAATCCGACACGCATCCCTTGGCCCACCATCTTGGCAACCGTAGCGCCCATGCCAATCTCGACGTCGTCAGGATGGGCACCAATGCACAGTACATCGCACAGCGATTCGGTCGTCATCGCTCATCCTCTTCCAAAGCTTGGCTCCACACTGCCATATAGTAAGCCAGCCGGCGTTCGGGATCATCCAGGAGTTCGCCGAAGGAACGGTCCTGCCCACAATAGATGCGCTCCACCGAAATCTCGCGCACGCTCAGACCGCAACGCCACGCCTTAGCCCACAACTCAAGCGGCATTGCGTATCCGCTTTCGCGCAGCCGAATACACTCGATCGCATGGAGTCGGTACGCCTTGAAACCGCAGAATGCGTCTGTCAGCCCCCAGCCGGTGACACGATTGATCTCACTCGTGACCGTGGCATTGATGCTGCGCCTGTCGTTTGGCGCCACTCCAACCGACGCAGAACCCGGTAGGTACCGGCTACCTGAAATGATGTCTCCGCCGCTGGCCAGAGCGTCAAGGAACTGCGGTATGTGCGCAGGCTCATGCTGGCCATCGCAATCCATGGTGATCAGATGCGACACACCCATGTCCGCTGCCAAGCCAAATCCGACCTTCAGAGCGCAGCCATACCCGCAATTGCGGTCGAGGTGCACCGTCGTGATGTCACTGCGGGCAGCCAGCACGCGTGGAGTCTCATCCGTCGACCCGTCGTCTACAACTATGATTTCTCCCCTGAAATACCGCCGAACCGCATCTAAGACGGTGGCGACTGTCGGGGCTTCGTTATAGACGGGCATCAACACTGCGTCGGGCAAGTGGGTATCCTCTTTTTCGTCGGCAAGTCAGTGACAATACCTGTCATGCCCGGACACGGCAAGCCGCAAACGGTGCGTCGCCCCAGTCCTTAGGCCTCAATCCGGTAACTGGTCATGATCTCGACTTGAGGCCCAAACATCCCACGAACCGAGCAATACTTGTCGTGCGAAAGCTCGATGGCCCGCTCAACCGACTTTGGTTTCACGTCGGAACCCTTCACGACGTAGACGAGCTCGATCCTCGTGTAAATCTTTGGGAACTCGTCCTCACGTTGGGTGGCCTCTACCTCCATCTCCAAGCCGGTGAAGGGCTCACGCTTCTTCTCCAGTACCGAAACGACATCCATCGCCGTGCAACCAGCCAGAGCATAGAGCACGAGTTCAATGGGGCGGGGACCGGTGCTCTCGCCTCCATATTCGGGTGTGGCGTCCAGGACGATCCCGTGGCCGGCGCTGTCCCACGCCGAGAACTGCCTATTGGCGGACCAACGAACCCTAACCTTATCCAACGCCATGATTACCTCCAAAACAGTAGTGGCGAGCCACAACTGCGGCCCGCCACATGAGTTCGCGGCCTTGCTCCTAGAGCTTGCGACCCACCATGGCTGCCAGTTCTTTGGGATTGCGAGCCTTGCTGATCGCCTCCTGGAATGTGATCTTCCCTGCAGTCAGCAGGTTCTTCAGGCTCTGATCGAGCGTCTGCATTCCTTGAGAACCGCCACCTTGGATGATTGTCTCCATTTGGTGCGTTTTTCCCTCACGGATCAGATTCTGGATCGCCGGAACGCCGAGCATGATCTCCATCGCCATGACTCGTGTCTTGCCGTCGGTACACGGCAGAAGGGTCTGCGACAGCACACCTTCAAGGCACGTCGAGAGCTGCATCCTTACCTGCGCCTGCTGATGAGGCGGGAATACATCAATGATGCGGTCGATTGTCTCAGGGCCACCGGTCGTGTGCAGAGTCGCGAAGACGAGGTGTCCCGTTTCTGCCGCCGTCAACGCCGCAGAAATCGTCTCCAGATCGCGCATTTCGCCGACGAGGATGACATCCGGGTCTTGACGCAACACTCGTTTGAGCGCAGATGCGAACGAAAGAGTGTCCTCGCCCACCTCACGCTGATTGACAAAGCACCTCTTGTTGCGATGCATGAACTCGATCGGGTCCTCCATGGTTACGATGTGCAGGGCCTTTGTCGTGTTCACGTGATCGATCATGGCGGCAAGCGTCGTCGACTTGCCCGAGCCAGTCGGGCCCGTCACGAGTACGAGGCCCCGGGGACGGTCGGCCAAGAATCGGCACACCGGAGGCAGACCGAGTTGTTCCAGCGTCGGGATATCGATCGGGATCGCACGGAAGACCGCGCCCATCGAATTACGCTGCTGAAAGACATTGGCCCTGAAACGGGAGACCCCCGGAATGCTGTAGGCGAAGTCCAGTTCGAGTTCGGTCTCGAACCGTTTGCGCTGCTCTTCAGACAGCAGTCCGAGAATCATCTCCGTCGTGTCTCGGGGAGTCAGCGGATTCATATTCTCGATGCGGATGAGTTCACCCCGCTGGCGAATGCCGGGAGGGCTACCTGCGGTGATGTGCAGGTCGGAACCACCTCTGTCAAGCATAATATGCAAGAGATCGTCGATGTGGGGAAGCCCGGATGTGCGCCCATCAGTTTGCGGCGCAGCAGTCCCCCGAGAGCCGACAGCAGTGCTCATTGGCACGTCACCTTCACTCCCCGTGGTACGAGGCACGGCACGTAGGGATTCGTCTTCGCAGAGAGCTATGGAGGGCTTGTAGCCCGCAAGAACCGCGATCCTCTCGGCGATCGGTTCCACAGAGCCGACCGAGGACAGTTCGTCAACCGCACCTGCTCGGTGCGCTCTCGCCGATGACTCCACTCCCGTCTCCGGATTGATGATCACAACGGGAACGTCGCGCGTGGCCGCGTCCGACTTCACCCGCTCGGCGAAGGCGAAACCGTCCATGCCGGGCAGCTTCGCCTCGACTAC
This portion of the Coriobacteriia bacterium genome encodes:
- a CDS encoding IS3 family transposase, with the protein product YWNTKRYQPKLKGLSPEQFRTQSVDAA
- a CDS encoding 4Fe-4S binding protein — protein: MPVVDKEVCTACGICVDECPNSCYDLEDTAVLSRPAGCTECGICVDACPNGAISQN
- the bshB1 gene encoding bacillithiol biosynthesis deacetylase BshB1; the protein is MTTESLCDVLCIGAHPDDVEIGMGATVAKMVGQGMRVGLVDLTNGEPTPHGTPERRAAEASEAARVLGATRRTLTQSNRYLFDTVEARMELAEVIRELRPQTLFVPFPQDAHPDHLAASQIALAARFYAKLTKTKMSGEPYFPERVYRYMAVHMRLVAEPSFIVDVSEHLSDKIAALGAYESQFAENPANNGMLEFVEQQAAAWGAMARVRYGEPFFALEPICLRSITDLV
- a CDS encoding glycosyltransferase family 2 protein, with product MPDAVLMPVYNEAPTVATVLDAVRRYFRGEIIVVDDGSTDETPRVLAARSDITTVHLDRNCGYGCALKVGFGLAADMGVSHLITMDCDGQHEPAHIPQFLDALASGGDIISGSRYLPGSASVGVAPNDRRSINATVTSEINRVTGWGLTDAFCGFKAYRLHAIECIRLRESGYAMPLELWAKAWRCGLSVREISVERIYCGQDRSFGELLDDPERRLAYYMAVWSQALEEDER
- a CDS encoding OsmC family protein, which encodes MALDKVRVRWSANRQFSAWDSAGHGIVLDATPEYGGESTGPRPIELVLYALAGCTAMDVVSVLEKKREPFTGLEMEVEATQREDEFPKIYTRIELVYVVKGSDVKPKSVERAIELSHDKYCSVRGMFGPQVEIMTSYRIEA
- a CDS encoding PilT/PilU family type 4a pilus ATPase; translated protein: MGGLLALRPQEEMMFVSKTALIVHDDARFVLSVKTALLERAPGLEVTSAISAPRAFGILEQNVPDVLVVEAKLPGMDGFAFAERVKSDAATRDVPVVIINPETGVESSARAHRAGAVDELSSVGSVEPIAERIAVLAGYKPSIALCEDESLRAVPRTTGSEGDVPMSTAVGSRGTAAPQTDGRTSGLPHIDDLLHIMLDRGGSDLHITAGSPPGIRQRGELIRIENMNPLTPRDTTEMILGLLSEEQRKRFETELELDFAYSIPGVSRFRANVFQQRNSMGAVFRAIPIDIPTLEQLGLPPVCRFLADRPRGLVLVTGPTGSGKSTTLAAMIDHVNTTKALHIVTMEDPIEFMHRNKRCFVNQREVGEDTLSFASALKRVLRQDPDVILVGEMRDLETISAALTAAETGHLVFATLHTTGGPETIDRIIDVFPPHQQAQVRMQLSTCLEGVLSQTLLPCTDGKTRVMAMEIMLGVPAIQNLIREGKTHQMETIIQGGGSQGMQTLDQSLKNLLTAGKITFQEAISKARNPKELAAMVGRKL